From the Tachysurus fulvidraco isolate hzauxx_2018 chromosome 21, HZAU_PFXX_2.0, whole genome shotgun sequence genome, the window CAAGAATGGAGAGAGAAACTTTACAAACTGGTATATAAACAAACCAACGAACTGGTATGGGAACAGATTATGTGTAGTTTTTTCGAGTTACTCTACACAATGGAGTGAGCAGCCTTGCAATTTTGAACtgccatttatttgttttgatggTAAGCAAAGCagctatgtatttttttaattatagttttatcatagttaatataaaatattataaccaATAGCTTTGGATTTAAAGCTAGATTTAGATCTAAACAATTACATAGCACATATTCCATGTAAAAGTTtttcagttatatatatattgcatccATCTCTTTTAGGTAGAGTGAATGCCAGTCAAAGCTATGTTTTGGTTAAACAGAACATGAACTGGACTGAAgctcagagatactgcagagaacATTACACAGATCTGGTCAGCGTGAGGAATGAGACAGAGAATTACAGGATCAGATTATTATTAAGTCAATCTGattacaataattattattattattattattattattatcattcttattcttattaccTTGTTTGGATCGGCCTGTACAGAACCAGGTCTTGGTCAGATCAAAGCAACTCTTCTTTCAGCAACTGGAAACTTGGACAACCAGATAATTATGCACAGAATGAATACTGTACTGCTGTGTCATTTACTGATTCTGGGAAATGGACAGATGAAAATTGTAGTAAAGGTTTTCCATTCCTCTGTTACAGCAGTGAGTAGATTTTTGTTTGCTGCTTAAAAAGATTTCGGATTATGATCTGAACACTGTCTGATCTTAACactaatattaacattattataatgttatatatattcaAAGAATGCCCACTGCTATAAATATTTaagtgaacaaatgtttattacatttttgttaccTTTTTTAGCAATGTCCTCAAACCTTTCTCATCTGTATCACTTTGTTaatgagaataagacctggactgaagcacagagatactgcagagagaattacactgacctggctactattgataacatggaggaaatgaacacactccttaacacagtaAATGGCAGCTACTCAGGTTTAGCCTGGATTGGACTGTATGATGATCTGAACAGTTGGAGatggtctctggatgatgatgctttttaccaggggggagagagagacttcagagGATGGTACCATCAACCTGATAACTCTAATGGAAACGAGATGTGTGTTTCCATGAACAACAAAGGGGAATGGTTTGACAAGTCTTGTAATGACAgaaatctatttgtttgttataatgGTAAGAATGATAAACTATGTGTGTGGGAAAATTTGTGCAGTGTTAAAAGTTGCTATTATAGCTGATATTGgcttatgaatattaataataacatataatTTGCCTATAGGTGACTATCACAATGTTTTCAATCTTAGGTACAAGCATATATGTTCAGATTTATAACAGCATGACCTGGGAAGACGCTCAGAGATTCTGCAGAGAAAATTACATAGACCTGGCCAGTGTGAGGAATGAGAATGAACTTCAGCAGATACTGAGCATCATGTATCGCTATGATGAGATATGGATAGGTCTGTATAGGAAACGATTATGGTCAGATCAGAGCAACTCAAACTTTACATATTGGAGACCAGCATTTCCAGCACTAGGACCAGAACCTGATAATGGTTTGTATGTATTTGGTCAACATGGAAACCAACACTGCACAGCTGTGGATCATTCAGGCCAATGGACAGATGAAAACTGTTCAGACCGCTTACCTTTTGTCTGCTACACTGGTGAGCGTATTTCTTCTCTGAGTAgtagaaacaataataaaatgcaatttaTGAACTAACTCTATTACTGTATGACACACATGTAAGACTCAGTTAATGGCCACTAAATGAAACTCATGAAATTGTCAATCAAATGTTTCCAGGTCTTCTGTGAGTTCCAAAATTCTAATTTTGATTTCCTTTTTCTTGACAGAATTTACTCCAGGTGAGTAAACAATTACTGCGACTGtccttatattttaatattatatctgTGATTTATATCAGATTCAATAGTTCATTAAGTCAATGTTAATGTCAAACTATTAATTTCAGTAACCACTGtttttatacactatatggccataAGTATGTGGAGACTTGAGCATCACCATCATATTAGCTACACAGATATCCAAGAAAAATATTAGTGAGTTCAGCGGAACTGATCTCCATTCTTGTTGTTTAGTGGgattctgtttacatttacattatgaatatatatgagTGCTTGAGGAGAAAAGTAAACAGAGTAGAGGTGTATGAGCTAGTGTAAGTGAAGATCAGCAAGCACCACTCCTTTATTGGTTTAGGAGATTGCTGGAGGGAACATAAACCTCTAGGAGAGTGTTGAGGACCAGACAAGGATGCTGTACCCGACAAGGTCTTGTATGTGAGCATCAAGGCTTGAATTCGATGTGGGGAGCTTCAGGAGCTGATAGAGAGTGACTGTCATGCTGAAGCATTTTTATACACCTTAGTTCCAGTAAAGTTAAATCTGTTAAATCAATGCtgtatacaaagacattctaaaCAATTATGTTTTCAACTTTGGCAAAAGTTTGTGAAATTCTCATGAGTTTGTTGGTCAGGTATACTCCATATACTTTTGGCCACACAGTATATAATTACATTTCCATATGAGGAACAAACATGCTGCATAACACTTCGCATGTGAATTTGCACATGGAAAGAATAcaagtgtatgtgtttattgATCTTAATGCAAAATTTATATCACAGCTGCTGTTATGGGAGTGCGACTAAAAACCAGATCTAATGACAATCTCTTATACTCTGAGGTTGCAGGATCTGTGCTGATGGCAGTGAGTAAACATTCCTCATCCTTAATCTGAAACAGACAGATGTTTATCCAGTTTTACtaaacattaaatgtttatgttattaaatgttatcATTATTGATCATTAAACGTTACATTATACTTATCTCGTAGATCAGTTTTAGCAATTTAGGTAACAAAAGAAGTCTTTGTTGTCTAACATGATGAAGGAATATACATTGGTAATTGATTAGTTGtggtttatttacatataaaagaCTTTAACATCACTTAcagaatttatttcacatttttcagCTTGAAGAACAAGTTAGCAGACTGGGACTTTCAAAGAACTGCACTGTGACCGTGAGACGCATCCGTAAGATAGATCCATGAATGAGAAAGTCCACATTCATGCTCAGATTCAAAATATGTATATGTTccagatttttcttcatttattcagCAATCATTCAATCTGAAAGCATTCAGGAATGCTGTAGAGATCTGtttacacagaaatacacatgTCATAAGCtactcattttatatcacatATAAGTATTTTATAAGTACtttacaattcatttaaacactcaaacaatactgtaattaatacatttatagatCCCAAAAGCTTCCCAATGCCATCAGGATGTgacatattataataataatgactataATTACAATATTCTAATTAGTAAATGAGTGTGATTTACATGTAATCTTGTATTTAGTGTTTTGGAATTAAATTTATACTCGTATATTGTTTTTTatcaaattaattttaactAAGAAAATCTTGATGTCTTAGATTTTCTGAATTGCTCGAATCATTTTGTTAACAGTtgcctgtactgtatgttttaggaACGCTATGGGACTATTTAGTTTTTAGTaattcaatacatttattactGAGGTTTATGGATGCATTTATTAAAGTCTGACTAAATAACATGCTAATAAAGAAACACTAAATAAAGGATTATGTCATTTGTCTTGTGATTGTGTTCAAACACAATGgatttgaaattaaattttaatttacatcAAAACTTAAACATACACTTAAATACTGTCTCAGTGCTACTGTTGTGAGCTCAACCCCACTGATGAATTAGAAATCCATCTGCATCCTGGATCTGTTCACCAATCATCACTGCCTGACCTCAATAACTCAAATTAGTTCAAATCACCATAGCCATGTTCAAAAATGTATATGCTATGTGCTACatgtgctacagtatgtgcTATGTGCTACATGTGCTATGCTCGAAGGAAgataagatcatcagagagaaactgGATGAAATTACAACTTGCAGATCTTGatcctggccaagttctcctcagatgtgacttctgccaagacgtccttctacaaggaaaagcttgaagctttgTCACAAGagaagctccacaacatcatctcttctctactcaacccgcctgctccaccttcttcatcctccctgactgcagaagactttgcatCTTTCTACCATGAGATGATTGAGGAAATCTTcaggaccttcacttctgccccgactgcacttacatcttcACAGTATGGATTCCCCCACTCTtttgttgtcacatttctcaactgtagcagcagaaaagattttacaactcatccagtcgtgcaatcctaccacctgcccattggatctaCTCCTTTCCACTATgttccagaccatctcacaagaatTTCTtcccttcattaccactatcatcaatagatccatagcatctgatCAGGTAACAAATACTTGCAAGAGaccaagggttattcccatcctaaagaaacctgctctggatccatcagacatcagtaactacagacctgTATCACTTCTCTCGAAAATTCTTGAACgaattgtctataatcaactgtctgtctaactcTCACAGAACAATCctcaagatcccaaacagtctggctttaaagcagctcattccacagagacagccctttttggatgtctctgagaaactacatgctgctagatcagccaaactgtcatccgtccttatcctcctttgCATTTCAGCAGCGTTTAATACgttcaaccacaagactctcttgtccaccctcaggagtcttgggatttgcggatcagcttgggaatggttcacttcctacctggaaggacgctcatatcaagtaacatggaggggagtgacatctgctccacgcagactctccacttggtcctcttcttttctccctatatactcactctcttggtgaagttatttcctcacatgggttctcttaccactgtaAATGTAGATGTATGTGCTACAAGTGCTACATGTGCTATGTACTTTTGCTAATGCTACTACATTGATTAACTGTGGCATAAATAacttatatacaatattatataaatagtcTAGAcattatcttttgttttgtatgttgaAACTGGTTATCTTTTTATGGAATTCTTTTTTAAGAACTTTTTCTGTTAGATGATAAATTGTACAATGTGCATTTACAGTaattgtgtatttacagtaattGTGCAACAAATGCAGACTAATATGTTGCATTTTGTGCAAAATCAGGAGTTGTTCTGAAATATTTTGGAGCATCTTCTGGTACCAGTCAGGATGAAGAGACATCCACATCTTCATCAGCCACTCACTGTCTGAAAGTGAGGAAGAGGATCAGCATTCCACTTCTCCCAAGCagcattcctgtgtgtgtgtgtatatatataaagtccaaagtatgtggacacttgaccatcacacacatgtGGGCCAACGTCACCATAGTTAAGGTTTGTTGTCCAAACCTGTTTCAGCCTGGCAATGCCTTTATTAATGTAGAAAGTTCCATGAAGGGGTGTTTTGTTGAAATTTGTGTTGAAGAAATCTAGTGGCCTTCAAAGAACCCTGAGCTCAACTCACCAGATGAATTAGAAAGCTCTTTGAATAAAAGACCTATTTTCCAATAATCACTGCCTGATCACACTCATGTTCTTGTGCCTGAAAGGGTTCAAATCCCCATAGCCAGGTTCCAAAGTTTAGTATTCGCTTTAAAATTTAGACTGCTATAACAGGAAATGGATGTCAACTCTATGTTCATGATGGTAGTTTTAAATTGAGCTCATTAGTAAGGACACATTGGTGGCCAGCATATACTTTTATTGtggaaaaataatatttaaaggtttaatttcatttaaattaatagTTTAATTCCACCCCTAGTCAAAAATCATTAATTTCATAACTTTCATCAGGAAACTTTAAACTGAGCTGTGTGACCTCTTAGCCATATTCAGTTGTGCATCTGTGTGGACATCATAGGATTTTCATGAAAAACATACTTACcgcatttatataaatatttcatatttatttcagCTTCAGCAAGAACTGAGCGGACTGGGACTTTCAAGCAACTACACTGTGATCCTGAGAAACATTTGTAAGCTCGGTctataaaggaaataaatacatatataaatcataaatcataaattaATATCTAAGATAGTTTCTAGATTTTGTGGATGATTTCTTtggtgcaatttttttatttagtttattacatatttaatgcTTATGATTGGTattcccctccttgaaccgccaccttattgtggtggaggggtttgcgtgcctgaatgatcctaagagctatgttgtctggggctttctgcccctggtagggtctcccaaggcaaacaggtcctaggtgacaggccagacaaagagcggttcaaaaaccctttatgaagaaaattataacaAGGTCTGTGACGTCGCCcagtatggcgcaaccggggccccaccctggagccaggcccggggttggggctcgcatgcgagcgcctggtggccgggtcttaccccacggggcccggctgggctcagcccgaaggagcgacgtggggccgatctcctgtgggcccaccacctgcaggagaaaccataaggggctggtgcaatgtggattgggtggcagtcgaaggcgggagcctcggcgacccaatctccggacacggaatctgactctagggacatggaatgtcacctcgctgggggggaaggagcctgagctggtgcgggaggttgagagataccgactagagatagttgggctcgcctccacgcacaccTTGGGCTCTgtaacccaactcctcgagagaggctggactctctactactctggagttgcccgcagtgagaggcggcgggctggtgtgggcttgcttatagccccccagctcagcagccatgtgttggagtacgagagggtcgtttccctgcgccttcgggtcggggagaggtctctcactgttatttgtgcttatgggccaaatggcagtgtagagtacccgaccttcttggcgtctcttggaggggtgctagaaagcgccccgactggggactccgtcgttctactgggggacttcaacgctcacgtgggcagcgacagtgatacctggaggggcgtgattgggaggaacgccccccccccgaactgaacccgagtggtgttctgttattggacttctgtgctagtcacagtttgtccataacaaacaccatgttcaagcataagggtgtccatcagtacacatggcaccaggacaccctaggtcggaagtcgatgatcgactttgtggttgtttcatctgacctccggccgtatgtcttggacactcgggtaaagagaggggcggagctgtcaactgatcaccacctggtggtgagt encodes:
- the LOC125139838 gene encoding L-selectin-like; translated protein: MFSILGTSIYVQIYNSMTWEDAQRFCRENYIDLASVRNENELQQILSIMYRYDEIWIGLYRKRLWSDQSNSNFTYWRPAFPALGPEPDNGLYVFGQHGNQHCTAVDHSGQWTDENCSDRLPFVCYTEFTPAAVMGVRLKTRSNDNLLYSEVAGSVLMALEEQVSRLGLSKNCTVTVRRIRKIDP